One genomic region from Ralstonia pseudosolanacearum encodes:
- a CDS encoding MFS transporter, translated as MAANAIPAQTHSGERSTSVYSVVNRRILPFLATCYLFAYLDRINIGFAKLQMQNDLALSDAAYGLGAGIFFFGYMLFEVPSNLLLVKIGARRTLSRILILWGIVSASMLFVTDVWTFYALRFLLGVFEAGFAPGMIYYLTQWYPGERMARAMAIVLGAAPLGGVIGGPASTWIMGHFAGAGGLAGWQWMFLAEGIPAILLGIAAYGYLVDKPADARWLTDAQKAVIAGDIARAAPAQASSFGKALTEPKLYVLAAAYFCLISGLYAVSFWLPSMLKAAGLTDLFKIGLYSAVPNLAAIAAMYALSRSSDRRGERRWHSAITAILGAGLLAAAAYSTSFTVSLLTITLATAAIFASYTVFWAIPQASLKGTAAAGGIAFINSIGLFGGFFSPTLIGWTKEATGSLQAGLLVIAALLVLGAILLATQRAQQPPAR; from the coding sequence ATGGCCGCTAACGCCATTCCAGCGCAGACGCACTCGGGGGAGCGCAGCACGAGCGTCTACAGCGTCGTGAACCGGCGCATCCTGCCATTCCTGGCGACCTGTTATCTGTTTGCTTATCTCGACCGCATCAACATCGGTTTCGCCAAGCTGCAGATGCAGAATGACCTGGCCCTGAGCGATGCCGCCTACGGTCTCGGCGCCGGGATTTTCTTCTTTGGCTACATGCTGTTTGAAGTGCCGAGCAATCTGCTGCTCGTGAAAATCGGCGCACGCCGCACGCTGAGCCGCATCCTGATCCTGTGGGGCATCGTGTCGGCGTCCATGCTGTTCGTCACCGACGTGTGGACGTTCTATGCGCTGCGCTTCCTGCTCGGCGTGTTCGAGGCCGGCTTCGCGCCCGGCATGATCTACTACCTGACCCAGTGGTATCCGGGCGAGCGGATGGCGCGCGCCATGGCCATCGTGCTCGGCGCCGCGCCGCTCGGCGGCGTGATCGGGGGGCCGGCATCCACCTGGATCATGGGCCACTTTGCCGGCGCGGGCGGCCTGGCGGGCTGGCAGTGGATGTTCCTGGCCGAGGGCATCCCCGCCATCCTGCTCGGCATCGCGGCCTACGGCTACCTGGTCGACAAGCCGGCCGACGCGCGCTGGCTGACCGATGCGCAGAAAGCCGTCATCGCCGGCGATATCGCGCGTGCCGCGCCGGCGCAGGCTTCGTCCTTCGGCAAGGCACTCACCGAGCCGAAGCTATACGTGCTGGCCGCGGCGTATTTCTGCCTGATCAGCGGCCTGTATGCCGTGAGCTTCTGGCTGCCGTCGATGCTCAAGGCGGCCGGCCTGACCGATCTGTTCAAGATCGGCCTCTACTCGGCGGTGCCGAACCTGGCGGCGATCGCGGCCATGTACGCGCTCAGCCGCAGCTCCGACCGCCGTGGCGAGCGCCGCTGGCACAGTGCAATCACGGCCATCCTGGGCGCGGGCCTGCTGGCTGCCGCGGCCTACTCGACCTCGTTCACGGTCTCGCTGCTCACCATCACGCTGGCAACGGCGGCGATCTTCGCGTCGTACACCGTGTTCTGGGCCATCCCCCAGGCGTCACTGAAGGGCACGGCGGCCGCCGGCGGCATCGCCTTCATCAATTCGATCGGCCTGTTCGGCGGCTTCTTCAGCCCGACCCTCATCGGGTGGACGAAGGAGGCGACCGGCTCGCTGCAGGCGGGGCTGCTCGTGATCGCGGCATTGCTGGTGCTCGGCGCGATCCTGCTGGCCACCCAGCGGGCACAGCAGCCGCCCGCCCGGTGA
- a CDS encoding M81 family metallopeptidase — translation MKILVAGFQHETNTFAPSRATYGEFVKGEGWPAIKRGAEVLSMRHTNVPIAGFLAAMEPAGHTLVPVLWAAANPSGPVTEDAFERIAGEIVEASRRHDPDAIYLDLHGAMVTEHCDDGEGELLARLRAATRDGTPIVASLDLHANVTARMQACADGLVAYRTYPHVDMAATGRRAAQLLNDLMAAQSPVAKASRRLPFLIPINGMCTTVEPARGFYTRLDEAERGGVLSLSFAPGFPAADFPECGPTVWGYGLDADALNHAVDALYRDLLDSEPRWGTTFLSPDEAVREAIRMAGAAPRPVVIADTQDNPGAGGAGNTTGMLAALVRHNAQQAAIGLLHDPQAARVAHDAGPGAAIRLALGAGSGAPFEGTFIVENLSDGRCVLDGPMMRGVRLELGPSACLRIGGVRVAVSTGRAQMMDRNQYRMVGIEPERMRILVNKSSVHFRADFEPIAQAVLVAKAPGIALADPGELPWTRLAPGMRLRPRAGSERTGQ, via the coding sequence ATGAAGATCCTGGTGGCCGGCTTTCAGCACGAAACCAATACCTTCGCGCCATCGCGGGCCACCTACGGCGAGTTCGTCAAGGGAGAAGGCTGGCCGGCGATCAAGCGGGGCGCCGAGGTACTGTCCATGCGCCACACCAACGTGCCGATCGCGGGCTTCCTGGCCGCCATGGAGCCGGCCGGGCACACACTGGTGCCGGTGCTGTGGGCGGCGGCCAATCCGTCCGGCCCGGTCACGGAAGACGCGTTCGAGCGGATCGCGGGCGAGATCGTCGAGGCGAGCCGCCGGCACGATCCCGATGCCATCTACCTCGATCTGCACGGCGCCATGGTGACCGAGCATTGCGACGACGGCGAGGGCGAATTGCTGGCCCGGCTGCGCGCCGCCACGCGCGACGGCACACCGATCGTGGCATCGCTCGACCTGCACGCGAATGTGACCGCCCGCATGCAGGCGTGCGCCGATGGCCTGGTCGCCTACCGGACCTATCCGCACGTGGACATGGCCGCGACCGGCCGGCGCGCCGCGCAACTCCTGAATGACCTGATGGCGGCGCAGTCGCCGGTGGCCAAGGCATCGCGACGCCTGCCGTTCCTCATCCCGATCAACGGCATGTGCACGACCGTGGAACCGGCGCGCGGCTTCTACACGCGCCTGGACGAGGCCGAGCGCGGCGGCGTCCTGTCGTTGTCGTTCGCGCCGGGGTTTCCCGCCGCGGACTTTCCGGAGTGCGGGCCGACGGTCTGGGGCTACGGCCTGGACGCCGACGCGCTGAACCACGCCGTCGATGCGCTGTACCGGGACCTGCTCGACAGCGAGCCCCGCTGGGGCACGACCTTCCTGTCCCCCGACGAAGCGGTGCGCGAAGCGATCCGGATGGCGGGGGCGGCCCCGAGGCCCGTGGTGATTGCCGATACGCAGGACAACCCGGGCGCCGGCGGCGCCGGCAACACCACCGGCATGCTGGCCGCGCTGGTACGGCACAACGCGCAACAGGCCGCGATCGGTCTGCTCCACGATCCGCAGGCCGCGCGCGTGGCGCACGATGCCGGACCCGGCGCCGCCATCCGCCTGGCGCTCGGCGCCGGCTCGGGCGCCCCCTTCGAAGGCACGTTCATCGTGGAAAACCTGTCGGACGGGCGATGCGTCCTCGACGGCCCGATGATGCGCGGCGTACGGCTCGAGCTCGGGCCATCCGCGTGCCTGCGGATCGGCGGCGTACGCGTTGCGGTGTCCACCGGCCGCGCCCAGATGATGGATCGCAACCAATACCGCATGGTCGGCATCGAGCCGGAGCGGATGCGGATCCTGGTGAACAAGTCGTCCGTGCACTTTCGCGCCGACTTCGAGCCGATCGCGCAGGCGGTGCTGGTGGCCAAGGCGCCCGGCATCGCGCTCGCGGACCCCGGCGAACTGCCCTGGACCCGGCTGGCGCCGGGCATGCGGCTACGGCCGCGGGCAGGGTCCGAGCGGACCGGTCAATAG
- a CDS encoding LysR family transcriptional regulator gives MHRLRPELTERHLRSLRIFCAVAQANGFAAAEKQLNMSKASISRHIREVEDHLGVRLCERGPSGFELTAAGRVALDLARDALKSLERIGPEIDAVRGVLSGTLTIGMSEQIMQHEDFRMSEALAALREEAPGVRVELAVMAFAELTLALRERRVQIAVRGMYKHDSGFNYLCLFNERQRVYTARHNINRPRRLPMVYRQQPFVHDALSVHGFSRGPEATGLEAVAMFVATGHYVGLLPEHYADTVSHRYALVPLPDGPVYDNKMCAITETARPASRSLDLLLSILTRLHAGERAPKLEAYAG, from the coding sequence GTGCATCGACTCCGCCCCGAACTGACCGAGCGCCATCTGCGCTCCCTGCGGATTTTTTGTGCCGTGGCCCAGGCCAACGGATTTGCCGCCGCGGAGAAGCAGCTCAACATGTCCAAGGCCTCCATCAGCCGCCATATCCGCGAGGTCGAGGATCACCTGGGCGTGCGCCTGTGCGAGCGTGGCCCGTCGGGATTCGAGTTGACCGCGGCGGGCCGGGTCGCGCTGGATCTGGCCCGCGACGCGCTGAAGTCGCTGGAGCGCATCGGGCCGGAAATCGACGCCGTGCGCGGCGTGCTGTCGGGGACGCTGACCATCGGCATGTCCGAGCAGATCATGCAGCACGAGGACTTCCGCATGTCCGAGGCGCTTGCCGCGCTGCGCGAGGAGGCACCGGGCGTGCGGGTCGAATTGGCGGTCATGGCCTTCGCCGAGCTGACGCTGGCGCTGCGCGAAAGGCGGGTGCAGATCGCGGTTCGCGGCATGTACAAGCACGATAGCGGCTTCAATTACCTGTGTCTGTTCAACGAACGGCAGCGCGTCTACACGGCGCGCCACAACATCAACCGGCCCCGCCGCCTGCCCATGGTGTACCGCCAGCAGCCGTTCGTGCACGATGCGCTGAGCGTCCACGGCTTCAGCCGCGGTCCCGAGGCGACCGGGCTGGAGGCCGTGGCGATGTTCGTGGCCACGGGGCACTACGTCGGCCTGCTGCCCGAGCACTATGCGGATACGGTGTCGCATCGGTATGCCCTGGTGCCGTTGCCCGACGGCCCGGTGTACGACAACAAGATGTGCGCGATCACCGAGACCGCGCGTCCGGCTAGCCGCAGCCTGGATCTCCTCCTGAGCATCCTGACCCGCCTGCATGCCGGCGAGCGTGCCCCGAAGCTGGAGGCGTATGCCGGGTGA
- a CDS encoding transporter substrate-binding domain-containing protein, translated as MQPYSRRDFFRLALGASAALALPTTAFAEGGSIAEIKKRGKLVVGTEAAYEPFEFVENGQVVGFGRDILVIMADKLGVKLEQMNLPFQGLLPGLLSHKFDFVATSVSITPERARRFAFSQPIGTVRPVLMVRADDTSITRDQDLVGKVLGTQMGSSSQPAAEQFEKTLKEQHGKGYADTKLFQAYPDAALALSNKTVDVAFIPSNVAAIQMRKQPGAFKIVGEVGQPRLLAWAANPQDLEIRKFINDTLDELHASGKLTALETKWFGAPMNVPRANYLPDGAI; from the coding sequence ATGCAGCCTTACTCCCGTCGCGACTTTTTCCGGCTTGCACTCGGCGCCAGCGCGGCCCTTGCCCTGCCGACCACCGCATTCGCGGAAGGTGGCTCGATTGCCGAGATCAAGAAGCGGGGCAAACTGGTCGTGGGCACCGAAGCGGCCTACGAGCCGTTCGAATTCGTGGAAAACGGCCAGGTGGTCGGTTTCGGCCGCGACATCCTGGTGATCATGGCGGACAAGCTCGGGGTCAAGCTCGAGCAGATGAACCTGCCGTTCCAGGGGCTGCTGCCGGGCCTGCTGTCGCACAAGTTCGACTTCGTGGCCACCAGCGTGAGCATCACACCCGAGCGCGCTCGGCGCTTCGCGTTCAGCCAGCCGATCGGGACGGTGCGCCCGGTACTGATGGTGCGCGCCGACGATACGTCGATCACGCGCGACCAGGATCTCGTCGGCAAGGTGCTCGGCACGCAGATGGGTTCGTCCTCGCAGCCGGCGGCCGAGCAGTTCGAGAAAACCCTCAAGGAGCAGCACGGCAAGGGCTACGCCGACACCAAACTGTTCCAGGCCTATCCGGACGCGGCCCTCGCACTGAGCAACAAGACGGTCGACGTCGCCTTCATCCCGTCGAACGTCGCGGCCATCCAGATGCGCAAGCAGCCGGGCGCCTTCAAGATCGTCGGCGAAGTCGGTCAGCCGCGGCTGCTGGCATGGGCCGCCAACCCGCAGGACCTGGAAATCCGCAAGTTCATCAACGACACGCTGGACGAGCTGCACGCCAGCGGCAAGCTGACTGCGCTGGAGACGAAGTGGTTCGGTGCGCCGATGAATGTTCCGCGCGCCAACTACCTTCCCGACGGCGCCATCTGA
- a CDS encoding amino acid ABC transporter permease, protein MLAWLNQGGVLTLFLEGALAGAAVAVGASACAFALGLVLGVALLWARLSRYRLLRGMVMAWVSAIRGTPALIHMLLAYYVVPPLLGLSISPLAAGIGALACNTSAYLVEILRGALSSVPDAQRAAAQALGMREPQVWRHVLLPQVFYRAIPPLTSEFTILLKASSLMSIIAVPELATVARNASLQSDLPLQVFAMTAAVYFVILFCISAAARVCERRVSWMLPHAV, encoded by the coding sequence ATGCTGGCATGGCTGAACCAGGGCGGAGTGCTGACGCTGTTTCTCGAGGGCGCGCTGGCGGGAGCCGCCGTCGCCGTCGGCGCGTCGGCTTGCGCGTTTGCCCTGGGCCTGGTGCTGGGCGTCGCGCTGCTGTGGGCGCGCCTGTCGCGCTACCGGCTCCTGCGCGGCATGGTCATGGCGTGGGTCAGTGCGATCCGTGGCACGCCGGCGCTGATCCACATGCTGCTGGCCTACTACGTCGTGCCGCCGCTGCTGGGCCTGTCCATCTCGCCGCTGGCGGCGGGCATCGGCGCGCTCGCTTGCAATACGAGCGCCTATCTCGTGGAAATCCTGCGCGGCGCGCTGAGCAGCGTTCCGGATGCGCAGCGCGCGGCGGCCCAGGCACTGGGCATGCGCGAGCCGCAGGTCTGGCGCCACGTGCTGCTGCCGCAGGTGTTCTACCGCGCGATCCCGCCGCTGACGAGCGAATTCACCATCCTGCTGAAAGCCTCGTCGCTGATGTCGATCATCGCGGTGCCGGAACTGGCGACGGTGGCGCGCAATGCTTCGCTGCAGAGCGACCTGCCGCTGCAGGTCTTTGCCATGACCGCCGCGGTGTACTTCGTGATCCTGTTCTGCATTTCGGCCGCCGCCAGGGTCTGCGAGCGCCGTGTTTCGTGGATGCTGCCCCATGCCGTTTGA
- a CDS encoding amino acid ABC transporter permease produces MPFDFAVAAEAVPVLLRGLKVTAVVSAIGIPLGVLAGTLAAYASRLRSLAPAGLARSYVATVRNVPYLILVYLSFFGLPKLGVAASAMAVAIGCTALYTGGYFCEILRAALHSVPRGQSGAALSLGMSRWQVQRYIVGPQLLGFLIPPTTSLVIMMFKDSAIFSVMSLPEMTYQSNLLTANTFAYTEILAATAAIYWLTSVLLAAAGRSLEHLARRRWLSPQT; encoded by the coding sequence ATGCCGTTTGATTTCGCCGTCGCCGCGGAGGCTGTCCCCGTGCTGCTTCGCGGCCTGAAGGTCACGGCCGTCGTCAGCGCCATCGGGATTCCGCTGGGCGTGCTCGCCGGCACGCTCGCGGCCTATGCCTCGCGGCTGCGCTCGCTGGCGCCCGCTGGCCTTGCGCGCAGCTATGTGGCGACGGTCAGGAACGTACCGTACCTGATCCTGGTCTATCTGTCGTTCTTCGGGCTGCCCAAGCTGGGCGTGGCGGCTTCGGCGATGGCGGTCGCGATCGGCTGCACGGCGCTGTACACGGGCGGCTACTTCTGCGAAATCCTGCGCGCCGCGCTGCACAGCGTGCCGCGCGGCCAGTCCGGCGCCGCGCTGTCGCTGGGCATGTCGCGCTGGCAGGTGCAGCGCTACATCGTCGGGCCGCAGTTGCTCGGGTTCCTGATCCCGCCCACGACCAGCCTGGTGATCATGATGTTCAAGGATTCAGCGATCTTCTCCGTGATGAGCCTGCCGGAAATGACCTACCAGAGCAATCTGCTGACGGCCAACACCTTTGCGTACACGGAAATCCTGGCGGCCACCGCCGCGATCTACTGGCTGACCAGCGTGCTGCTGGCCGCGGCGGGCCGCTCGCTGGAGCACCTTGCGCGCCGCCGCTGGCTGTCGCCCCAAACCTGA
- a CDS encoding agmatinase — protein MSTYTTAPRTGHQTLLYAELDTDLDNLQADIAVLGMPFGTPYSAADFSNDQTHAPAAIRQATDRVARAPGHYDFDIDGPLLQGRDDIRFVDCGDIVPDLAQPPGEHYARAEAAVRRLANAGALPIVLGGDHGITTPILRGLDQKGPITLVHIDAHLDWRDSVNGVKEGLSSPMRRASEMPHVARIVQIGLRAQGSGRPEDLAAARAYGADLITAYELHDIGMDAVLARIPDGGNYYITIDADGMDPSTMPAVAGPAPGGLTFAQTRKLIHGLVSKGRVIGMDIVEIQPKKDINQISCITAGRLILNLIGTTIRAGYFD, from the coding sequence ATGAGCACCTATACCACTGCGCCCCGCACCGGTCACCAGACGCTGCTGTATGCGGAGCTGGACACCGACCTGGACAACCTGCAGGCCGACATCGCCGTCCTGGGCATGCCGTTCGGCACGCCGTATTCCGCGGCCGATTTCAGCAACGACCAGACCCATGCGCCCGCCGCGATCCGGCAGGCCACCGACCGGGTCGCGCGTGCGCCCGGACACTACGATTTCGATATCGACGGCCCGCTGCTGCAAGGCCGCGACGACATCCGCTTCGTCGACTGCGGCGACATCGTCCCCGACCTGGCGCAGCCGCCGGGCGAGCACTACGCCCGCGCCGAAGCGGCGGTCCGGCGCCTGGCGAATGCCGGCGCGCTGCCCATCGTCCTGGGCGGCGACCATGGCATCACCACGCCGATCCTGCGCGGTCTCGACCAGAAGGGGCCGATCACGCTGGTGCACATCGATGCGCACCTGGACTGGCGGGATTCGGTCAACGGCGTGAAGGAGGGCCTGTCGAGCCCCATGCGCCGCGCCTCGGAGATGCCGCACGTCGCGCGCATCGTGCAGATCGGCCTGCGCGCGCAAGGCAGCGGCCGCCCCGAAGACCTGGCTGCCGCGCGCGCCTACGGCGCCGACCTGATCACCGCCTACGAGCTGCATGACATCGGCATGGACGCGGTGCTGGCGCGCATTCCCGACGGCGGCAACTACTACATCACCATCGACGCGGACGGGATGGACCCTTCGACCATGCCGGCGGTCGCGGGCCCCGCGCCCGGCGGCCTGACGTTTGCGCAGACGCGCAAGCTGATTCACGGCCTGGTGAGCAAGGGCCGCGTGATCGGCATGGACATCGTCGAAATCCAGCCGAAGAAGGACATCAACCAGATCTCGTGCATTACGGCCGGCCGCCTGATCCTGAACCTGATCGGCACGACCATCCGCGCGGGCTATTTCGACTGA
- a CDS encoding helix-turn-helix transcriptional regulator, with translation MLIRALDQCLTAAETVHDIAAFKAWTREFVRPVVDHQHLACGYGRTTSSGVAMDYVVTVDYPNEHLLAIRNTAGGLDTPIMRRWLATRRPVYFDAAAPWEGTDPAWLEKFVKHGLRNCAADAVFDEVNCVGTYYSFHALPSVEPGCLDTMLRDLTPVMHGALLRAVANVESDQQKASEALATLSEREREVALLIGQGKSNAEIAQLVCKSENTVKHYLSSIMDKTGCENRVRVAMLVSRLQPAPLGIGTKVL, from the coding sequence ATGCTGATTCGCGCTCTCGACCAGTGCCTGACCGCCGCCGAGACGGTCCACGATATCGCAGCGTTCAAGGCGTGGACGCGCGAATTCGTCCGCCCCGTCGTGGACCATCAGCACCTGGCGTGCGGCTACGGCCGCACCACCTCGTCAGGGGTGGCGATGGACTACGTGGTGACGGTCGACTATCCGAACGAGCACCTGCTCGCGATCCGCAACACGGCCGGCGGCCTCGACACGCCGATCATGCGCCGCTGGCTAGCCACGCGCCGACCGGTGTACTTCGATGCGGCAGCGCCGTGGGAAGGCACCGATCCGGCCTGGCTCGAAAAATTCGTGAAACACGGATTGCGCAACTGTGCAGCCGACGCGGTCTTCGACGAGGTCAATTGCGTCGGCACTTACTACAGCTTTCACGCACTGCCCTCGGTCGAGCCGGGCTGCCTGGATACGATGCTGCGCGACCTGACGCCGGTCATGCACGGCGCGCTGCTGCGCGCGGTCGCCAACGTCGAGAGCGATCAGCAGAAGGCGTCGGAGGCGCTGGCCACCCTGAGCGAGCGGGAGCGCGAAGTCGCCCTGCTGATCGGCCAGGGCAAGAGCAATGCGGAGATCGCCCAGCTCGTCTGCAAATCGGAAAATACGGTGAAGCATTATCTCAGCAGCATCATGGACAAGACCGGATGCGAAAACCGGGTCCGTGTCGCCATGCTGGTATCGCGATTGCAACCGGCGCCGTTGGGAATCGGCACTAAAGTGCTCTAG
- a CDS encoding temperature dependent virulence factor catalase KatE, translating into MSFPSRSLRVSLLALAALTAFHAGAVTLTRDNGAPVGDNQNSQTAGPNGPVLLQDVQLIQKLQRFDRERIPERVVHARGTGAHGVFVASKDISDLTRAKVFTPGEETPVFVRFSSVIHSGHSPETLRDPRGFATKFYTREGNWDLVGNNLPVFFIRDAMKFPDMVHSLKPSPDSNLQDPNRYFDFFSHEPESTHMLTRVYTDYGTPASYREMDGNSVHAYKFVNAKGEVHYVKFHWKSLQGQKGLSAKEVEAIQGKDFNHLTRDLIANIDKGNYPKWDLYIQILAPEQLAKFDFDPLDATKVWPDVPEVKVGTMTLNKNPENVFQETEQAALAPSNLVPGIEPSEDRLLQGRIFSYADTQLYRVGTNGLQLPVNRPRTTAANYNQDGDLNAGARKGSVNYQPSAHADLSDAATVKYSQLPVSGTTQQQRIARTQNFKQAGDYYRSLTAKEQANLVSNLAGDLGQVKDDGVKYTMLSYFQKADAGYGRALAQAVKADPARVESLAAKLQD; encoded by the coding sequence ATGTCTTTCCCCTCCCGTTCCCTGCGTGTGTCCCTACTGGCGCTGGCCGCACTGACCGCCTTTCACGCGGGCGCGGTCACGCTGACCCGAGACAACGGCGCGCCGGTCGGCGACAACCAGAATTCGCAGACGGCCGGCCCCAACGGCCCGGTCCTGCTGCAGGACGTGCAGCTCATCCAGAAGCTGCAGCGCTTTGATCGCGAGCGCATTCCCGAGCGCGTCGTCCACGCGCGCGGCACCGGCGCGCACGGCGTGTTCGTCGCCTCCAAGGACATCTCCGACCTGACCCGCGCCAAGGTCTTCACGCCCGGCGAAGAGACGCCGGTGTTCGTGCGCTTCTCCAGCGTGATCCACAGCGGCCATTCGCCGGAGACGCTGCGCGATCCGCGCGGCTTCGCCACCAAGTTCTACACTCGCGAAGGCAACTGGGACCTGGTCGGCAACAACCTGCCGGTGTTCTTCATCCGTGACGCGATGAAGTTCCCGGACATGGTCCACTCGCTCAAGCCGTCGCCCGACAGCAACCTGCAGGACCCGAACCGCTACTTCGACTTCTTCTCGCACGAGCCCGAGTCCACGCACATGCTGACGCGGGTGTACACCGACTACGGCACGCCCGCCAGCTACCGCGAGATGGACGGCAACAGCGTGCACGCCTACAAGTTCGTCAACGCGAAGGGCGAGGTGCACTACGTCAAGTTCCACTGGAAGAGCCTGCAGGGCCAGAAGGGCCTGAGCGCCAAGGAAGTCGAGGCCATCCAGGGCAAGGACTTCAACCACTTGACGCGCGACCTGATCGCCAACATCGACAAGGGCAACTATCCGAAGTGGGATCTGTACATCCAGATCCTGGCGCCGGAGCAGCTCGCCAAGTTCGACTTCGATCCGCTGGATGCCACCAAGGTCTGGCCGGACGTGCCGGAAGTGAAGGTCGGCACGATGACGCTGAACAAGAACCCGGAGAACGTCTTCCAGGAAACCGAACAGGCCGCGCTGGCGCCGTCCAACCTGGTGCCGGGCATCGAGCCCTCGGAAGACCGCCTGCTGCAGGGCCGCATCTTCTCGTACGCCGACACGCAGCTGTATCGCGTGGGGACCAACGGTCTGCAACTGCCGGTGAACCGCCCGCGCACGACTGCCGCCAACTACAACCAGGACGGCGACCTGAACGCCGGCGCGCGCAAGGGCAGCGTCAACTACCAGCCTAGCGCCCACGCCGATCTGAGCGATGCGGCAACGGTCAAGTACAGCCAGCTGCCGGTCTCGGGCACCACCCAGCAGCAGCGCATCGCCCGCACGCAGAACTTCAAGCAGGCCGGCGACTATTACCGTTCGCTGACGGCCAAGGAGCAGGCCAACCTGGTCAGCAACCTGGCCGGCGACCTGGGGCAGGTGAAGGATGACGGCGTGAAGTACACCATGCTGTCGTACTTCCAGAAGGCGGATGCCGGCTACGGCCGCGCGCTGGCCCAGGCCGTCAAGGCCGATCCGGCTCGCGTGGAATCGCTGGCCGCGAAGCTGCAGGACTGA
- a CDS encoding type III effector protein, with protein sequence MLPSIRSLGTVGPLQHSPGDAAAGKTSSSSNTVRARTASAAFDRLQRRPSLERTASQTSDTADIAHAAAAAIPYVRSLLPLKSDNKDYGEDDARIPPSKLARYHEDARDNRTILLNKIQCEIYALEATWKQSRQAPDFGALARIITSKGARAAGNCYEQAVLAYDFLRTRLNDASLPIDIVSLERPGDHNFVAIGQSTDGNGQYPKRFSDWHPDAFIVDPWTRIACRATDYPRQWSEKMEKWEARGLRVDDASPLDPSLLDALRDNNKISRRKAFPA encoded by the coding sequence ATGCTCCCATCGATTCGCAGCCTGGGCACCGTCGGCCCCCTGCAGCATTCCCCTGGAGACGCTGCTGCCGGCAAGACCTCGTCGTCATCAAACACGGTTCGTGCAAGAACGGCGTCCGCGGCATTTGACCGGTTACAGCGACGTCCCTCCCTGGAACGCACCGCATCGCAAACGTCGGATACCGCAGACATCGCGCACGCCGCAGCTGCGGCGATTCCTTATGTCCGGTCCTTATTGCCATTGAAATCCGATAACAAGGACTATGGGGAAGACGACGCGCGCATTCCGCCATCGAAGCTTGCCCGGTACCACGAAGACGCAAGGGACAACCGCACGATCCTTCTCAACAAGATCCAGTGTGAAATCTATGCATTGGAAGCCACGTGGAAACAATCAAGGCAAGCGCCAGATTTTGGCGCGCTGGCACGCATCATTACCTCGAAGGGGGCTCGCGCTGCGGGCAATTGCTATGAACAGGCCGTCCTGGCTTACGACTTTCTACGCACGCGCTTGAATGACGCGAGCCTCCCGATCGATATCGTCAGCCTGGAACGCCCCGGCGACCACAATTTCGTGGCGATCGGCCAGTCCACCGATGGCAACGGTCAGTATCCGAAGCGGTTCAGCGACTGGCATCCGGACGCGTTCATCGTCGACCCCTGGACCAGGATCGCCTGTCGTGCCACAGACTATCCGCGGCAATGGAGCGAGAAAATGGAGAAATGGGAAGCCCGGGGGCTTCGGGTGGACGACGCGTCCCCGCTTGACCCAAGCTTGCTCGATGCCTTGCGCGACAACAACAAGATATCAAGGCGGAAAGCATTCCCGGCGTAG